Part of the Triticum aestivum cultivar Chinese Spring chromosome 4D, IWGSC CS RefSeq v2.1, whole genome shotgun sequence genome is shown below.
CCAAGGCGAATCTGGACGAGCGAGCACGTCGACACGTAATTTGGCCGCCTATAAGGCAGGCACGTGGACCTTGTTTTTCCTAGCTGGCGCTTAAGGTGGTGACTAGGAGGTCTCATATCACGTCAACCAGAGCAATTAACTCGAGGTTGCCTGTTGCGGGGACGGGCCTGGGGGTGCCTTTAAGGGTCATTTTTGATAGCCTCCATCCACAGCCACATGTCGCGTGCTAGGCGCTACCTCTGGTTTTCTTTTTTAATCTTTTCTATACGCGTTTTCATATTTTAGAtgatttttttgtcttttttatttTCAAGTTTTCTCCTTGTTTTCCCTAGGTTTTGGAAAGAAAAAAGTTTGTGATTCTTTTGAGCGAAAAAAATTATGCATCCATGAGAAACACATATTTACTTCCGTGAGAAGCACATCCGTGCTTCTAAAAAACAGCAATGCTTCTGGGAGAAGTATGGATGTGCTCCTGCGAGAAGCACAACCAGAAAAAAAAGTGCGTCCACGAGAAGCACAAACTGTGCTtctcgaaaaaggaaaaaaaatatgtgCTTACAAGAGAGGAACATATTTGCTTCTACAAGTTGTGCTTCTCCAAAAATTATATGTTACTTCTCGTGGAAGCATAGTTTTTCTACCACGAGAAGCACATATTCTCCAAAAAATGAGAAAAGCAATGTGTGTGcttcaaaaaaaaatgaaaacgCAACCATGCTTCCATGCTacttttttttcattattttgTGTTCATTTTTTTATGAACCATTTTTTTATTTCGTGTTTTGGGATTTATTTGTATcttttttattttccattttcgTTAAAAAATCATCGAAACATATTAGCATGAGTTCTAGTTTCGATGATTTCAACGTGAGAAATCCAACATTAAACACGGTTCAGGATATGGACGCAAGCttcaagagataaaacattttcatatataaatttaaAAAAGACACCAGGTTCCGACAAATGATGCACATTCAATGTGCCACTTATCAGCGACAGAGAAGGTGGGggttagagcatctatagccgcaTTTTGCAAATTTCACCCCTCAAACTTTTGTGGACGCGCCGGGTCAGTGCTCGGGTGCATCCGCTTTGACCCCCTACTTTTTCGGTCACACATCCGCACTCTCTAAAACTGTGGTCCTTAACTTTAAACATTTCAACAAACAAGTAGCGGACGACACCGCAGAGCATGCACAGAGCACACTCGGACGCCACGGCAACCACAGATGGAGGTGCCACCGCCCCGAGCACGCCATGCCCCACCGCGACGCAGTCATCGTGCCGCCAAATGCGCGGCTACGCCATCGCCCCTGCCCCACGTAAGCATCGCGCTTCCTCAAAGTGGTTGCCTCCCATGCCGCTACCATCCAAGAGAAAGTGAAACAACACCCCGCCGGTGCCGGCGTTCGTCTGGTCATGCCCTCTGGCGGGCATGAGGGGGCAGGAGGGGAGcggagggagggaggcggcggagtcGTGGGTCGCCTCGTTTCCGGTATGATTCCGAATTAATGTGGTATTCTATCCGAGCACGCAGGCCTAATCACCGTAATCCAGGAATATCTTacacgtactccctccatccggtctcttttactctgcatattaggtttgtctgaagtcgAACTCttcaaagtttgatcaagtctatataaaaatattaccattcacataacaacacaaaTTTCATTAGATCCATCTTGGAATATATACTCATAGTACATTTATTAGGTAttatagatgttaatattttttaatataaacttggtcaaacttagcaaagtttgactttagacaaatctaAAACACAGAGTAAATAGGACCGGATGGAGTACGATTACCGTACATACTTCAACTTAGAAAACAGTTTGCGCTCAGACACACCTAAACGCGTCGACTGTATGTACCATGGTTCGCTGTGATCCCCTGTCAGACTCGGCTGCGAACAATAGTCCTACGTAGAAACTCTTTCCGTCTCGGCTTTGCGCGCCCGTTCGGGACACTCATACCTCTCTATATAGATATAGTATCTTGTACGTACATCACCACCTGAGTAAATCGCAATTATCTGTGGAAATCACGGCGCGAACGACTCATCGTCGTTTTAGATTAGACATCGATCGAGAACGAAGTACCTCGCGCTGTGTACGACGTGCATGGCAGCCCTCAACACGATCCACGAGCACAATGAGCGTGACCTCGAGGCAGGGCACGCTACGCCGCTGTCATCGCTCGTCACGGGCAAGGCCCGTCGCCGCAACAGCTGCCGCCGGTTCGCCTGCGTCGCCCTTGTCGTCGTGGCAGccctcgccgtcgccctcgccgtccTCGGGGCTCTCTACGTGGCGCTCGACCCGAAGATGCCCCTTTACACGGTGCACGCGCTCAACGTGACGGCCTTCGGCATGGACGACGACATGACCGCGCGTGCGCGGTTCGACGCGGCGGTCCGGTTCGAGAACCCGAACCGGGCCATCGGCATCTCGTACGAGGAGGGGTCCAGCCTCGCGGTGTGGTACGGTGGGTACCGGCTGTCCGAGGGAGCGCTGCCGGCGTTCTACCAGGGCCACCGCGACGCCGCGGTTGTGCACGTCGCCATGAGCGAGGCGCGGCTGGGTGGCACAGGGGTGGTGGAGGCCATGAGGCACGTGAACGGGGCTGGCGGCGAGCTGCCGCTGGTGTTCCGCGGCGAGGTGCCCGTGCGGGTGAAGGTCGGGCCGGTGACGACCGGCAAGGTGACGCCCCGTGTCCGGTGCGACCTGGTGCTGGACAGGCTGAGCACCGAGGGCGGGATCGGGGTCAAGAGGATGAACTGCAACTTGAAGCTATGGTAATCCGGGGCTTTGCCGTTAAACGACACACTAGTACTGTACATGTGAAGCGTACAATGAGttatgtatatagtatataagtagtAGTTTCTTATTTCTATGATCAGAATTTTGTTTATAAGAATATCCTCTGATTTGTATCAATAGTTCAATGCAAAAACACAGCGCCTATCTATGAGAGGACTGAAAACGTTTGCCGTGTCAATCGATTCTTCCTCCTTCCTCCCGACCGTCAAGTGCCAATCGAACGGTTGCAAACAGGTGCATTGTCTATTTTCTTCCTCCCAGGACACCACGGTCCCCTTCTTCTTTCTCCCTCCCGTAGCCTAGCCCTCGCCTTGCGCCGGCCAAATAGTTGTCCGCTGCCACCCGCAGCTGGTGGGCGCTGCTGCCCGCCACCTCACCACCCCACCTTGCTCAATCCATAGTCTCCGTCGTGACTCTGCCATACTCAAGCATCCTTTTAAAACCGCCCTCGTTCTTCATAATTGAAGACCCCGGAACCTGGTAGTCAAGCATCTACCTCACCACCACCATCAGCGGCGTTTCCAACTCGTTCTCGATTCGGCCTCGAGGCTTCACACACGGGAGAAACACAAATTTATTTCCGGTTTGAGGTAGTTACGGGTGAAAAAATATACCAACCAGAGGTTGCCATGATAACGCCAGGCATCGAGCCACACAAGAACACATCGCCGCCGCGAGGACTCTGTGGGAAATGTCATCGCCGCTGGAATGCTAACATTTCTCCGAGGAACCTCCACGCCGCAAGGAATCAGAGCGCGATGACGCCACCGATTCCAATCCATCGGCATTGAAGAATTTGTGCACGGTCATGCCCAAGATCACTATGGAGGTACATGTAATGATGATCTCACGAACAACCATGAAGTGGAAGAAGAGTAGATCGTTGGTGCAGCTTGCCAATTCCCATAATTAAGTATTAGAAATGATATTGCGCTCCCACAtgctttcttgtaaacacaagccTCTTCGCCATTGTTGATAAAGCCAAATTATTTGACCAGTTCATTGAAACAAATATTCCAACTCTTTAATGCTTTcttcagtccatagatggatctctaaaGTTTGCACACCTTTCGGACATCCTTTGGATCAACATAACTCTCAGGTTATATCATATACATGTCCTAGGTTAAAAGATGTTAAGAAAAGCCATTTTGATGCCCATCTAccatatctcgtaatcaaaataCGTAGGCATTACTAGAATAATCCGAACAGACTTAAGAATTACTATGGGCGagatcgtagtcaactccttgagcttgtcgaaaaccctttgcaaTAGGTGGAACTTTATGGATTAAAATATTCCTATCCACGTCTGTTTTTTTACATATCCAATTACATTCGATAGGTTGAACGCCTTCTGAAGGGccaaccaagttccaaacttgattctCATGCATGGAGTATATCTCGAacttcatggcttctagccattttacGAAGTCAGGGCCCGCCATCGCCTCTTTGTATGTCATAGGTTTGTTGTTGTCTAACAATCATACTTCATTTTTCATACAGTTGAGGTTTCTAATGAACTCTTGAACAACTTCTAGCTTTTCATCACTTTGACCTGATGCCGAAGATTCACTAttctcgtcgagttgcactgtcctcccactcaaTCTTTTCCGAAGAAAGTCTTTATCGAGAAACATACAATTTTCATAACACACATTTTTCCTTGAGTGCGATGGTAGAAGTAATAGCCAATGATTTCTTTGGGATAACCAAAAAAGTAGCACTTGTTTGATCTGGGATCGAGCTTATTAGGTTGTAAACGTTTAACATTTGATCGAATACTCTAATTTGGGATAACCAAAACTAGGCTTCTTCCCATTCATATTTGTTATGATGTCGTTTGAAGAAATTTTGATGGCACACCTTTCAGTGAAAAAGCTGCAGTCTCTAAACATAACCCAAAAATATAATGACAAATTAGTTAACGATATCATCTATATCACTATGTCCAACAAGGTTCGATTACACCTCTCGGACACTCAATTTCCAATTGTGTTCCGGGAGGCGTAAGTTGCGGAACCATTCCAGGACTCTTCACATGTTTGTTGCACTCGTAACTTGAATAGTCCTTCCACGATCCTATGCATAAACTTTAATTTTCTTACGATATTtttacttcattctgaaattattTTAATTTCTCAAATGTTTCTACTTACTTCTCACTAaatagatatacctatatctactcaaattgaTAGTGGACGTAATGAAGTAGATAAATTCACTGTGTAGCTACTTTACTGAaccacacacatctgtatgtatcATTTTCAATAAGTCAGTCGCTCGTTCCATATGGCATGTGAACGACGGTTTAGTCATTTTACCATTAGACAAGGTTCGCAAGTGTCAAATTATTCATAATAAAATAAACTCCCAAATAAGTCCGTCCTATGGAGATTCTCCATGTGTTTTTTGCCAATGTGACCAAAataacagtgccacaaatatgtggaaTTTGAATTATTAATCTTGTGatatttagcgtcagtgttatgaaTGTGTGCACTGCCAACAAGATTCATAACACACAATCCATTCACAATGGTAGCATGGGCATAAGGCGGAAACATAGTAACACTTAATAAGCCGACGATAAGCATTTTTACTCTATTTCTAACAAGCGTTAACACCTCATCCTTAGATAGTTGTTAAGGCATTTGTAGTTCATGTATCGAGTTTCAAAAGTGAGCAACTACGTCGCTTCAATGTGGATGCGTCTAACGAAAAGCCTACTTCGGCCGAGGCAGCTGCACCCGCATTGAAGTGGCGCCGGTCCGCCTGCCCTGGCGATTTAAGCAGGCTGGCTCACCAGCAGATCGCATCACCACTCCTCCGTGCACTGTAGCCTTGCCTCTTCTCCACACACCGTAGTGATGGGCAAATCGGACAACGGCTCTCGATGGTTCCCGATGCCGACAGGATCCCCAGGGTCGCTCAAATCGTGGTGCCACCGCCCACAATCCCAGTCAGCGTCCACCACTCTCTTGGCGCACAAGGTCAAGGAGGAGGTGGTCCTCTCCTAAGAGGACAACAAGTAGCATCAGCCGCCTCTTCTCGTTGTGCCCGCGTGCACAGACAAGGAGTTCGTAGCACATATGGTGCTCCTGATCGAGCGGTCGCGCCACGACTGTGGTCCGACCCTACCCTCGTCGCTGCGCAACCGCCGCGTCAAGGAAGACCGCCCTTGCCGCCGTGTGAAGGAGGAGCCGCCATCCTTCATGTCGTTTCCAGGGCGTCAAGGAGGTGGCGCCGTCATCTCCGCCCTATCGAGACTCGAGGAGCCTGTTTTTCCCAGTGAAGAAGGACGAGGATACGCCACAGCAGACCATCGCCAGTTTGCGCGGCCCAATCATCAAATACATCAGACGTGGCAGCGGCACCTCGTCCTTGTGCAGCATGACGGCGCCGACAAGGTGGTAGTCGAGCACGCGCTCGTGGCGGGGTTCGCTACGTCCGACGTCACGCCGGACTAGGTCCTCCACGCCCCGAACTCACGTTGGCCCGGGTCAAGGATCGGTCCAGGACCACCGTGCAGACGACCGCCTACCACTGGTGTTGGATCAACGGTCAACTCTATAGGGCCAGGTTTGCCGAGTCCGAGCGTGCCGCCCATGCCCTCGACGACAAGTGCAAGGGCTAGAGCGCGTTTGCGACTGACCGTTTGCTCCAGGAGGACATGGCCGAGCAGCTGCAAGAGGTGCACATTGGCAGTCAATCAGGGCTGCCGCGGCCTGTGGGAAGCCTTCCACCGCTGGAAGGATTATGACAACGACGACAACAACCATGACGAAGGCGTAGGTGGCTTCGGAATCCAAGCCTACGAGATCACGGTACAGTTATTAGTTTAGTTTTTAAATTCTTAGTTGAACTTGTTAATAGCAATTGGTTTGCGTGTAATATATGGAACTTGCTTAAATTTCATTTGGTTTGCATGAACTCCATTTGTGAACAATCCGTTCAAAATACGGCGGTCATTTGATACACTGGGTTGAATGGCCGACTCTGATTTCACTGTCCACGAACACATCAAGACGTGTCCGCTGAAATTTGGTGTGTCTGATTTAGAGTTCAAGGTTGGAGTTTTTTTTAAGGGTGTACAAGGTTGGAGTTTTTTTTTTGACAGCATGTACAAGGTTGGAGTTGCCCTAACCGAATGGGAACTGAGTGAAAAGGGAAAGGTATTGTGGCCCCTGGAATAAAAAACTATCGGGAGATGGGTGGCCGGTGGGTTCTACTTCACGCAACGGTCACACGTTCTGGCTCTGTGCACTGACACTTTTTCCTGCATAATCTTTGGTTGATTGATTTCAGCAACGACAGATTTGACATAAAAATCGACACAAATTATATCTTCCAAAGAGCTGAAGCGATTAGCAAAACCACAAACCACATACACGAAACAGCACTCAAATCCGTAAATGCACATCATCCATCCCGATAACAAACGCAACAAATCTGCAAAAGTCCACTTatattccaagcaaaaatacaataTTTCCGTCCGGCAGCCGCCGCTACGCCGCAGCAGCCTTGACGTGGATAGTGTACTCGACAACGGTCTCGCCGGACTTGGCGCCGGAGTCCACGGTGCTCGCTTCGACGTAGCCGCGAGCCATCCGGAACTTGCCCGTGCCCCCGATGATGCTCATCTCCCTGACCGCCGAAAGCACCTCGTTGCGGCCGTAGATGGTCAGGCTGCTGCCCTTGTAGTCCCCGGCGGTGAACACGAAGTTCATGTTCATGAGGAGCCCGAAGGTGGCCTGGTCGGCGAACGTGTAGCTCCCCTGCGCGCGGCCCACCTCGTCCTTGGATTTGGCGGAGCCCGTGACGGCGGGGCCGGTGGTGAGCGGGTCGTCGATGGCCACCACCGCGCCGAAGAAGGTCGAGGAGCTGTTGGTGGACGCCGCCTGCGCAATCCGGATCGCCGTCGGGCTCTTCCCCGCTAGCACGTCGTGGAAGTACACCTTGAACTTGGTCAGGTCGTCCGCCGCGGAAGCCGGGCTCAGCatcgcagccgcagccgccgcgcaCAGGAGGAGGAGCAATGTCTTGCTGCCGGCCATGGTGGATGGATCTAAGTACCTGCGAGCTCTGGGTAATGGCGAAAGAGGGGAGGGGGCTAGTGTGGTGTATTTGTGGAGAGGACAGGCGCTGCGGGTGGCCGACCATGGGGGTGGTTCGCGCACTGCTCGATCTCCTTTTTCTCCTCGAGAATGATGATGCTCGATCTCTATTTCTCGGTGTCCACTCGATTCGGTGCGCATACGGGGCATGTATGATGATTTTTCAGTGTAACGCGAACAAAATAATGTCGGAAAGCATGGATTCTTGTCTCGTTGGGTGAGGCCATCAATACTTTGAAGTACTCAGCGCACAGGACTATAGCTAATTACAAAcacgtaagagcaactccaacggggcgacccatttTGTCCACCCACGTTCGTTCGGATCACCGCCTATAAAAACACTAGTCCAATGCACCGACCCAATCGCAAAAACGGTCTGCTTTGCGTCCGCGCGGATCCATCTCCGGCCCATAATTGCGCCTGAAATGCGTTGGCGCAGACGCGAATCGGACGAGCCGCGCGTCCCCTTGGTGTCCGCCGCGGTCCCACTTGGCGGCCACTCAAGTATCGTCCGTCGTCTAATTTATGACGACCATCGACatcgggcccactagtcagccagtGAAGCGTTGTTTTTTAACCCACGCGTGCCGGGGGGTGCTCATCCACTTCCGTCCACATCTGGCCTGCCACCACCTCCTTCGTGCTTCCTCACCGGCGACAACCCCAACCCTAGCCATGGGGCTCTTTGGCAGTAGCTCCGGCagcggcaagggcaagggcacccccaacacctcatcctcccgtgctcctcctccgccgccggcgcatGCCCGTTCAGGTCGGCAGCGTCTGCACATCCCAGTGCACCAAGCGCAGTGGCACTTGGAGTATAGGCAGCTGCTGCCTTACCCCGACGTGACGATGCCGCATCACTAGCACCTCCATCCACAGCGGATCCCGGTGCCGGCGGTTCCGTGGACACAGCGGGCGCACGACGAGGAGGTGCGCAGGCGCCGGGCGCAGCTCACGCTGGCGCAGCGGCTCAAGCCCGAGTACGCCACAGACACTCCCAACTGTGACGCCTGGTTtgccctcgaacacgaggagcaacggCGGCTCGGCGTCCACATCAACCACGACCTTCCACCACCGCCCCTGCGGGTAGAgccggaggaagaggaggcggagaCGGATTACCAAGCCGCCCTTgaggaggccctgcagcacgcgCTGAAGGCTATCCGGCTTGAGGAGGACGCCCAttgggatgggctggagcaagccctaGCTTTGTCCATGGCGGGGGACTTCGTCCAGGCGCCCCTGTTCGTGCCGCCACTCGATTCGGCGCGGTGCTCGTTTCCTCTTTCTGGGTGTGGACTGTCCACTCGATTCGGCGCGCATACGGGTAAATTGCTCAAAATCATCACATGataataagagcatctccaactgcAACCTGTAAAAATTCTCCCGCATCCGTCCGCTGACAAGGGGCCAGTCTGCGGACATGGATGCAGGAGGACGACATCCAACACTGGCCTTATACATTTCAAGTTCCTTTTCaacaaaccggatgaaattcatacaaacaaaacagaatttcatATAAACACGTCCGGTTTTCATGTAAACTTGACAgctttcattacatttacatcaaaACGCTGCTAGTCCGGCTCTAGAGGTATAACTTATATCTAATCTCGCCGGCGTCTGTTCCACGTCTCTGGCCATCAGCCCCGAGAACTGAAGCTTCACCGTCTCCACTTCTGCCCCGGTGCTCTCCAGCTCTGGCTGCgtaacctccgcctccggaggcctGGGAACTAAAGTTGTCCGCCTCCATTGCTGACCCGCAAATGTGCTTCAGCGTTTGTCCACGGACATCGGGGAGGGGGAACCAGTCcatggacacggatgcgggagccaGCCATCAAACGTTTTCCGCATACATTTTAACCACTATTTGAAGTccagacaaaattcatgcaaacacgacgaATTTCatataaaaactagacaaaattctttTTATTTTGGACAATTTTAACTAAAAACTATACCGGACTAAGGTAAAACTAGTCTACGGCCGGCGCCGACGGATATCCATTCCCATGACACAGATGCTCTTGCGGATCTTCATTGTCTTCCCCATGTCTGGTAGCCTGCTCATCAGACTGCCGTGAGCCCTggggtatatgcttcagcgcaaagggtGGCTCACTTCACCATGTTCGGCAACACTACTCATCAGAGTGGCACCGCCGGGATGTTCTTTAGACATAGGGGAAGGGGACGACGGTAGCCTGTGACTGAGCAAGACACCGTCTGTGTACGCCGACGTCGCCtaggtggtggccttcatgggacccaagcggcagcgGCCTCCCATGCTCTAGTTCTCGATGATGGCGACATGCGCGGATGTGCTGGCCACCGCTTTGTCGATCTCCGTGAAGCCGGCTTGTTTCTCTGCCGGCAGTGCATGGTTATGCGAACGTTGATAGTGGATGACGCGGTCACATGCACAAGAGGAGCGGTACGACACGGCGTCATCCACGACAACCACGATGCCCGTTCTGCCGTGCTCCCCCGTGTGCCGCCCTTGACCAACTCACCACTCCTCTGCGAGCTGGCTTGGATCAGCGAATTGTTGAACGACGCGCCGACTTGGAGCTTTTGCCTCCGTAAGCTGGCCTACAGCGGCCTGGAGAGTCGAGGGACGTGGAACAGAGAGTTACCTAGCTCGTATCTGGCGGGCTCgatgggccacccagccggcttttatgccggagaactcctCTTCGTGCTCACCGGATGCCATGGAGCTTGTGGAGAAAATGCTGCAAGAAGGAGATGGGAGCGGAGTGTGGTGCGATTTTTGCCCGATGCCTGGCACCGTTTACATAGCGGGTGGACAACCAGAGCCAACCAATATTGTGTTTAATGACGGGCGGCTCgcgaacggacgtgtggccggagtaggtttctcgacaCACGTGCGGGTTTAATGGAGGAAGGTGGAAATTTTATGACCATTTGAATGCATTGAGGAGGCGTGTCCAGCGGGTTTGCAGCGGGGCgatctctcggccggcgcgcctcTTCATTGCCGGTAGTGAGAGGTTGCGTCTGTTCTGCACCGGCATCAATGTGGAGTGGCCGCTCTCCAGCGACATGAATGTgggtagttgatacgtccattttgcatcatgttttcttattgttatttataatgtttttatccataatactgctttttggggtaattctaatgccttttctctcataatttgcaaggtacacactaagagggagaattctgtcagctagaaatctggacctggaaaagctacgttaggccacctattctgcacaactccaaacaagctgaaaattcacggagattttttatggaatatttaagaattattggagcaaataactaccagagggggcccaccaggtgggcacaacccacctgggcgcgccagggagcccaggcgcgccctggtgggttgtgccctcctcggcccacttccggtgcccatcttctggtatataagtcattttgacctagaaaaaataaggagaggactttcggggcgGAGcgttgccgtctcgaggcggaacttgggcaggagcactttttccctccggcagagcgattctgccggaggaacttccctcctagaggggaaaatcatcgtcatcatcatcaccaacgactctcacatcttggggagggcaatctccatcaacatcttcaacagcaccatctcatctcaaaccctagttcatctctagtgttcaatcttgttaccggaactatagattggtgcttgtgggtgactagtagtgttgattacatcttgtagttgattactatatggtttatttggtggaagattatatgttcagatccattatgctatttaatactcctctgatcatgaacatgtttatcatttgtgagtagttacttttgttcttgaggtctcgggagaaatcatgttgcaagtaatcatgtgaacttgatatgtgtttgatattttgatagtatgtatgttgttattcccttagtgttgtcatgtgaacgtcgactacatggcacttcaccatatttcggcctaagggaatgcattgtggagtagcaattagatgatgggttgcgagagtgacagaagcttaaaccccagtttatgcgcaattccgtaagggaccgattggatccaaaagtttaatgctatggttagaatttattcttaatacttttctcgtagttgcggatgcttgcgggagggttaatcataagtaggaggtttgttcaagtaagaacagcacctaagcaccggtccacccacatatcaaattatcaaag
Proteins encoded:
- the LOC123099632 gene encoding dirigent protein 21, translated to MAGSKTLLLLLCAAAAAAMLSPASAADDLTKFKVYFHDVLAGKSPTAIRIAQAASTNSSSTFFGAVVAIDDPLTTGPAVTGSAKSKDEVGRAQGSYTFADQATFGLLMNMNFVFTAGDYKGSSLTIYGRNEVLSAVREMSIIGGTGKFRMARGYVEASTVDSGAKSGETVVEYTIHVKAAAA
- the LOC123099631 gene encoding NDR1/HIN1-like protein 6; protein product: MAALNTIHEHNERDLEAGHATPLSSLVTGKARRRNSCRRFACVALVVVAALAVALAVLGALYVALDPKMPLYTVHALNVTAFGMDDDMTARARFDAAVRFENPNRAIGISYEEGSSLAVWYGGYRLSEGALPAFYQGHRDAAVVHVAMSEARLGGTGVVEAMRHVNGAGGELPLVFRGEVPVRVKVGPVTTGKVTPRVRCDLVLDRLSTEGGIGVKRMNCNLKLW